The window CGGTGATCCTCCGATCCAGGCGATTCAGAAAAAGGGAGGGTCCCAATCTCTGACGGATCGTCCTTCTATACCTTCCGAAAAGACGAGACCTTTGATTCAGGGCCTCTTGGCTCGGGCAGAACGATCTCAGGCTGAAGGCCCCCGGACGAGAGCCGACCCAATCCGGCCTTCGTCGTGGATGGAAAGTGGGGATGGATCATTGGACTTTCCAAGTTTGATGATCATCGGCGAATCGCGTTGATATTCGGCCCGGGAAATATCGAAAGGCTTCGGTAGAGGAAGGCCCGTGGTGTCGCGAGATTTTCCAGTGTTATTTCCTGATCGAGGAACTCGTTCCCCTGAGCAAGCCCTAGGAGCGTGTAGCTATCGTGGCTTTCAGTACCGCAGGATCTTCTCCAGGAATTGTGCGGCCTCGGGAGCTTGGGGTGCGGAGAAGAACTCTCCGGCCGGAGCTGACTCTATGATGCGACCGTCACCGATGAAAAGGACATGATCCGCAATGCTGCGGGCAAATCCCATGGCATGGGTGACCAAAACGAGAGGGCGTCCTTCGTTTCGTAGACCAGAGATTACTTCCAAAATCTCGGCTGTCATCTCGGGGTCGAGAGCGGAGGTCGGCTCGTCCATGAGGAGGAAGGCGGGTTCGATGGCCAGGGCTCGTGCGATGGCCACCCGCTGCCTTTGGCCCCCACTCAGTTCCGCAGGGCGCTTCGCCATATGGTCGGCCAGCCGGAAGCGGGAGAGCGCCGTCTTGGCGCGGGCCTCGGCGTCGGGGAAGTGATGAACCTCCTTGAGCGGAAGCATGACATTCTCCAGGGCGGTGAGGTGAGGGAAGAGATTGTAGGCCTGAAAGACGGTGCCGATCCGTTTGCGGTACGAGGCCAGACCAGATTCCACCTTGGCGAGAACCTGGCTGTTAACCTCCACTGTTCCTGCACTGGGAGCGATCAATCCTCCCAGGACACGAAGCAGGGTGGATTTGCCTCCGCCGGAGGGGCCAATGAGCGCGAGGACGTGCGGTACCCGGATCTCAAAGGTGACATCTTTCAGGACCAGCTGCCCACCGAAGTCCTTGGACACCCCGTGACACCGGATATGGAGACCGTCAGTGCTCATAGTGGAGAAGGTTCTGGAGATAGCGGGAGAGAAAGAGAACCGGGAGGGTCAGGATGAGATACCCCACGCCAAGGGGAAGGAAGCTCTCCAACCCGCTGTAGGTTGCAGAAAACGCCTGCTGGGCGGATTGGGTGAACTCCGCCACCCCGATGACCGACAAAAGGGAGGAATCCTTGATCAGGGAGGCGAATTGACCTGCCAGGGGAGGGAGGATCTGCCGGATGGCCTGCGGAAAGACGACGAAGCGGTACGTTTGCCACTTCGAGAGACCGATGGCCCGGGCGGACTCCCATTGGGAGGATGAAATGCTCTCAATCCCCGCCCGCACCATCTCGGCGATGTAGGCTCCCGAGAAAAACGAAAGAATGAAGACGCCGAAGGTAAATCTTTCCACGTTTCGGGTCACCTCGGCGGGCCCATAGAAGAGCAAGAGGATCAAAACAAGGAATGGGAGGCCCCGAATAAGTTCCACGTAGAACAATGCGAGGTGCCGGAGGGGCAAAATGACTGAACGCAGGGCCAAAGCCGCCAGAATTCCAAAGATACTGCTGACAATGAGCGACATTCCCGCGATTTGGACGGTGGAAAGCCATCCTTTCAGGAATAGATTTCGGTATTCCCAGAAAGCCGCCCAGTTCCGCTGTGTTCCGGCCAGGACGCTCCAGCAGAAGACGGAAAGCACCAAAAGAATGACTAGGACGCTCATTACCCGGGCCCAAAAGGGTGCCGGTGCGTCGGGTCGGTCGTGAAATGCTCTGATCAGCCGTTGCAAGCCTCGCAGCTAACGCCGGGAGCGGGGAGAGTGTCAATCCTTCGTCCTCTGACGTAAATACGGGCGTAGACTGCCCCGTTTACTCTCCACTTGCCAGGGCTGTGCCATTCGGTGGCAATTCCCTACCACACGCGGGTTCGATTCCCGCTATCCGCAACCTCCCCACCTTGGAAAAGGCTCGCCCCGGTACCAAAGGTAAAGTCTCCTACCCCCGAAAAGCTTCCCTAAAACACGAAAGGCACACCCTGTTCAGCAAATGCCTTCTTCTGCGCAGGAAGATACTTGTCGCCCAATGCCTGAAAGCCACCCTTCTGCCGGAAGGTGGTCAGGAAGGCGTCGATCTGACTTTTCAGCTCCTCGTTACCTTTGCGAAGTCCAATAGCCCAATGCTGCTCTTCCACGGGTTGGAGTAAGGCCCTGGTGGTCGTGGGATTCTCCTGGCTGTTCTTCCAGACGCTCATCTGGTCATAGATGAAGGCGTCCGCCCTTCCCTGAGAAACCTCCAGTACAGCAGAGTTTTCCTTGTCCACGGCCAGAATCTTCGCCTGTTTCAGATTCTTTCTGGCCCAGATCTCCCCGGTCGTCCCCTGCCTCACCACGATGGTGCGGCCCGGCTGGTCGAGGTCAGCGATACTTTGAACAGGGGAGTTCTTTCCGACCAAAAGAGCGAGACCCACCGTCACATACGGTGCCGAGAACGATATCGCTTCCCTGCGAGCCGGAGTATCCGAGAGAGAGCTAATCACGCAGTCCAGGCGGCCATTCTGAAGAGTCGGTATAAGTCCGACAAAAGGAATGTTCTCGATCTTCAACTCCCGACCCAGACTCTCAGCCAGAGCCTTGGCCAGATCCACGCTCACCCCGGCGGGATTGCCTGAGGGATCCACCATTTCAAATGGCGGGTAGGAGAGATCCATCCCGACGATCAGGGGTTTCTGGCCTGACTCCCCGCTCTTTCCGCATCCTGCGAGCACAGCCGCTATCGCTCCTCCCGTGTAAAAGAGGAAAGTTCTACGTGGAACATTTTGCGTCAGCTTCATGGGAAGATTTCGTGGATGGATTGTGAAGAACTGTGAAGAATACCTGAGTATTATTTCCAGAGGTACCCCGAAATACCAATAACGTGTGTTGCCCTCAGATGTTGTTCCCAACCTTTCCGACCGTGGAACGCTGATTCCAAGCTGCTGGAACAATGGGGGTGGCGGTTATTCACACGCTTAAGAAGAAGAAGAAAGGGTTAACGTTTAATTTCTTCTCTATTCAAGAAGTGAATTACTTTTGAAATCAGCTGTACCGGATGCCGGAGTGTTCCACAGTCTCTCCTCGGTAGAGTAATTTAATACATTATTAATCAATGATTTAACAATTGTACATTATCATGTACTTTTAGCCGTCCTTGAGTCGCAACACGTTTCCTGATAGAGGGTTGAAACCATGGCCGAGCATGGAGCAGAGGATTCGCCAATTCCATCCGTTTTAAACGAACTGGAGCGATTGAAGGGACATGTCCATGAGACGCTGGTTCACTACGAAAAGCGTTTGGAGGCCGAAATCAACGTCGTCCGAGAAATCCTGGAGAAGCAGCTCCGGCAGCAAAAGCTCTCTCATGCCAAGCTCCGCGACCTTCGCGACATGCTCACCCTTTTGCGCCATGTGCAGCTCAAAGCCGACAAGGGTCGGCGCAAGGATCTCAAGAAACTCGAGTCGGTGGTGAGTGATCTCACCATGCTGATCGAGAATTGGTAATCAGGCGAGTTGCGTTCTTTCCCGGGCTGGCCGAGCTTCCGGGAAAAATGCGGTATCTCATTCTCGCTCTTCTGCTATCTTGCTCCATGGCCTATGCGGAAAAAACAGCGGTGCTCGGAGGAGGGTGTTTCTGGTGTGTCGAGGCGATGTACCAGACGGTGCCGGGAATCGATAAGGTCGTGAGCGGCTATGCTGGTGGCACTACGGAGAACCCGAGCTACGAAGAGGTTTGTACCGGTCGGACCGGACATGCCGAGGTGGTCCAGATTTCTTACGATCCCGAGAAGATCTCCTATGAGAAGATCATCGACCTTTTCTGGAAGGCGCATGATCCCACCACCCTGAATCGACAGGGAGCGGACTCGGGAACGCAATACCGCTCGATCATTCTGTACCAGACCGAGGAAGAGAAGCAGATCGCGGAGAAGTCGAAAGCCGTGGCGCAAAAGGATTTCAAATCCTCCATCGTGACCGAGATCGCTCCGCTGAAGGCTTTCTATCCGGCGGAGACGTACCATCAGGACTTCTTTAAGAACAACCCGAACAATCCCTACAATCGGGCGGTCACAGCGCCGAAGGTCGAGAAGTTCGAAAAGGCCCAGCAGCACCAGTAGCGGCGCATGCACGTTCCGGGGCGGGGCGCGACTATCAATCCGCGCGGGCGCTTCGAGCGTCTCGAGGTTGCGTTGGAGGAAGAGGCCGAGCACGAGGCGGGGCGGCCGCGCACCGTCTACTTGCGCGACGACTCACAATCGATCATCTCGACCAACGACAGTCCAGATATCGGATTCCGGTCGAGCATCAATCCCTACCGGGGCTGCGAGCATGGATGCTCGTATTGTTATGCCCGGCCGTATCACGAGTATCTGGGATTCTCCATCGGCCAGGATTTTGAGACGAAGATCATGGTGAAGCCGGACGCGGCGAAGCTTCTACGCAAGGCACTGTCCTCGCCAAAGTGGCAGCCGGAGGTGCTCGCGATTAGCGGTGTGACGGATTGTTATCAGCCGGTGGAGCGCAAGCTGGAGATCACGCGCCAATGCCTGGCGGTGCTGGCGGAATTTCGCAATCCCTGTGTGATCGTGACGAAGAATCATCTCGTCACTCGCGACATTGATCATTTGCGCGAGCTGGCAGCCCATCAGGCGGCGATGGTGTTTGTTTCCGTGACCACGCTCGATGCCGGTCTAGCGTCGGCGCTGGAGCCGCGGGCGGCGACACCAGCGTTCCGTCTCGATGCCATCCGTCAGCTGGCGGGTGCGGGAATACCAGTCGGCGTATTGACAGCGCCCGTAATACCCGGGCTGAACGAGCATGAAATCCCGGCCATCCTGAAAGCGGCGAGGGAAGCCGGGGCGGGAACGGCAGGTTACACGGTGATCCGGCTGCCGTATGGCGTGAAAGATGTCTTTGCAGCCTGGCTGGAAACGCACCTCCCGGGTTCGAAGGAGAAAATCCTCGATCGTATTCGCGACATGCGGGGCGGTCAGCTTAACCGCAGCGACTTTGCCACGCGGATGAGAGGCGAGGGGATCTGGGCGGAGCAAATCCGCCAGCTGTTTCGAACAGCACGGCAACGCGAGGGGCTGGAAGGTCGACGGATCGAGTTGTCCGTGGACCATTTCCGCCGCCTGGGCGGCGAGCAATTATCGCTTTTTTGAAACCGGTTCTGCCATGACGGGCGCCTCGTAGGCGATGGTCACAGGCGTACCGATCTTCACGAGCTCGAAGAGCTGCTTGGCAGTATCATCTTTCAGGCGCACGCAACCGTGCGAGGCGGCATGGCCAGGAACATAGCCAACGTGAAGGCCCACGCCGGTATCGGTGAGACGCATCCAATAGGGCATGGAGGCTCCGACGAATTGTGCCCCCTCGGGCACTTTGTCGACGCGGCTGTCGGCGTCCTCGACGAGCACGAGCCCGGCGGAATCGAAGATTTTTCCGTAGAGATTGGAATGATAATCCTTCTCCTTGGCCCGGACGGTGAAGCTACCCGTCGGAGTCGGATGCGTTTTCTTGCCAGTGGCCACCGGGAAGTCCATGGCGAGAGCTCCGCGGACCAGCAGATAGCCTCGCTGTTCCTTGATCGAGATTTCGATCGCGACATTTTCCGGAGTGGCCTTCTCCAGCAAAGCCTTGTTGCGGTACGTGCTCCGCTTCCATGCGCCCAGGGAGCGGAAAATGGCGTGCTCGGTCTTGGCCGACGCCTGTAGCGCCTTGTCCTCGCGAGAGACCTTTTTCTGAGCAGGGCTTTCCATCGTGGCGCAGCCTGTGATGGCGAGAGCGAAAGCGCCGAGGAGGAGGCCGGAAAAGCGACCGAGGGAGATTGTCTTCATAGGGAAGAGGCGCGCACGATACGCTGATCCCAGGGAAAATTTCAACTGGTTCCCGCGATGTCACATTTCGTCGGGCTGTCTCGTCATCACCTTTGATGAAAACTCTTTTGCGAATCGATGCGAGTGCCCGGAGGTCGGAATCGTACTCCCGCCGGCTAGGTGACCACTTTGAAACGAGCTGGCGCTCCACCTATCCGGAGGGCGTCGTGCTTACCCGCGATCTGGCACTCGACCCGCCTCCACATCTCACGGATGAAACCATTCGCATTTTTGTTGGCGAGGGTTCCGTCGGGGGCGCGGCGGGCGCAGATTTATCGGAGAGCCTGATCGACGAGATGAGAAAAGCGGACGAGGTTTTGATATGCAGCCCGATCTATAACTTTGGCATGCCGTCGACTCTTAAGGCTTACGTCGATCATGTCGTCCGGTATGGCTATACCTTTACCCAGGATGAGAAGGGCTTTCATGGAATGCTTAATACCAAGGCCGCATGGCTGCTCACCGCCCAAGGAGGCATGGCACGCTTCGGAGTTCCCGATTTCCAAGCTCCCGCGCTTGGAGCCGTCCTGAAGCATATGAGCGTCGCTAATATTCATCATATTGCCCTGGAGGGCACGGTATATCCGGACGGCGCCTTGGGCGAGCGGCTGGCAGGTGCGTTGGCAGGCATTGACCGATGGTTCAACCTTGCGGAGAAAGCTTAGTCTGCCGATTTGTAACCAAGTCATGAGCATCGCGCACGATTTCGAAGAGCATCGCCGTATGCTTGAGGGCCTTGCCTATCGGATGACCGGCGAACTGGCCGAGGCGCAAGACATTGTTCAGGAGACGTGGCTGCGATGGCATCGTGCCGAGTCCGATACGATCCGTGAGCCGAGGAGTTGGCTGACCGCGGTCTGCACCCGGCTTGCCATCGATCGTTCAAAGTCCGCCCGGGTGAGGCGCGAGACCTACGTTGGAGAATGGCTGCCGGAACCACTGGTGGAGGAGCCCGGACCTGACGATCGATTGCAGATCGAGGATTCCGTTTCCATCGCCCTGATGCTGGCTCTGGAGAAACTCTCCCCGGCCGAACGCGCGGCATTCATCCTGCATGAGACATTCGGGTACAGGATGGATGAGGTGGCTGCGATTCTGGACAAATCGGAGGAGGCCTGCCGAAAGCTGGCTTCCCGAGCACGCACGGCTCTCCGGGTGGAAAAACCCAGGTTTCATGCCCGGCCCGAGGAGCATCGGCGATTGCTAGCTGGATTCCTGGCCGCAGCGCGATCCGGGGCTGTTGAGGCACTGGAGGCCCTTCTGGCTGAATCCGTGGAACTTCATTCGGACGGTGGAGGTCGGGTGACCACCGCCCCTGGCATACTGAAAGGCCCCGCAGAGGTTGCCGCGTTCCTGGCTGGAGTCTGGGCGAGGGCTCGGGCGGAAGGGCTGGAGTTTGAGGTGGAAGAGCGCTGGTTCAACGGCGGCCCGGGAGCGGTGGTTTTTGCGGGGGGCCAACCGGTGGCCGCGTTACGACTGGAGGTGGAACCGGGTGC of the Terrimicrobium sacchariphilum genome contains:
- a CDS encoding FMN-dependent NADH-azoreductase, with the translated sequence MKTLLRIDASARRSESYSRRLGDHFETSWRSTYPEGVVLTRDLALDPPPHLTDETIRIFVGEGSVGGAAGADLSESLIDEMRKADEVLICSPIYNFGMPSTLKAYVDHVVRYGYTFTQDEKGFHGMLNTKAAWLLTAQGGMARFGVPDFQAPALGAVLKHMSVANIHHIALEGTVYPDGALGERLAGALAGIDRWFNLAEKA
- the msrA gene encoding peptide-methionine (S)-S-oxide reductase MsrA, which produces MRYLILALLLSCSMAYAEKTAVLGGGCFWCVEAMYQTVPGIDKVVSGYAGGTTENPSYEEVCTGRTGHAEVVQISYDPEKISYEKIIDLFWKAHDPTTLNRQGADSGTQYRSIILYQTEEEKQIAEKSKAVAQKDFKSSIVTEIAPLKAFYPAETYHQDFFKNNPNNPYNRAVTAPKVEKFEKAQQHQ
- a CDS encoding PA0069 family radical SAM protein encodes the protein MHVPGRGATINPRGRFERLEVALEEEAEHEAGRPRTVYLRDDSQSIISTNDSPDIGFRSSINPYRGCEHGCSYCYARPYHEYLGFSIGQDFETKIMVKPDAAKLLRKALSSPKWQPEVLAISGVTDCYQPVERKLEITRQCLAVLAEFRNPCVIVTKNHLVTRDIDHLRELAAHQAAMVFVSVTTLDAGLASALEPRAATPAFRLDAIRQLAGAGIPVGVLTAPVIPGLNEHEIPAILKAAREAGAGTAGYTVIRLPYGVKDVFAAWLETHLPGSKEKILDRIRDMRGGQLNRSDFATRMRGEGIWAEQIRQLFRTARQREGLEGRRIELSVDHFRRLGGEQLSLF
- a CDS encoding amino acid ABC transporter permease is translated as MSVLVILLVLSVFCWSVLAGTQRNWAAFWEYRNLFLKGWLSTVQIAGMSLIVSSIFGILAALALRSVILPLRHLALFYVELIRGLPFLVLILLLFYGPAEVTRNVERFTFGVFILSFFSGAYIAEMVRAGIESISSSQWESARAIGLSKWQTYRFVVFPQAIRQILPPLAGQFASLIKDSSLLSVIGVAEFTQSAQQAFSATYSGLESFLPLGVGYLILTLPVLFLSRYLQNLLHYEH
- a CDS encoding amino acid ABC transporter ATP-binding protein codes for the protein MSTDGLHIRCHGVSKDFGGQLVLKDVTFEIRVPHVLALIGPSGGGKSTLLRVLGGLIAPSAGTVEVNSQVLAKVESGLASYRKRIGTVFQAYNLFPHLTALENVMLPLKEVHHFPDAEARAKTALSRFRLADHMAKRPAELSGGQRQRVAIARALAIEPAFLLMDEPTSALDPEMTAEILEVISGLRNEGRPLVLVTHAMGFARSIADHVLFIGDGRIIESAPAGEFFSAPQAPEAAQFLEKILRY
- a CDS encoding transporter substrate-binding domain-containing protein is translated as MKLTQNVPRRTFLFYTGGAIAAVLAGCGKSGESGQKPLIVGMDLSYPPFEMVDPSGNPAGVSVDLAKALAESLGRELKIENIPFVGLIPTLQNGRLDCVISSLSDTPARREAISFSAPYVTVGLALLVGKNSPVQSIADLDQPGRTIVVRQGTTGEIWARKNLKQAKILAVDKENSAVLEVSQGRADAFIYDQMSVWKNSQENPTTTRALLQPVEEQHWAIGLRKGNEELKSQIDAFLTTFRQKGGFQALGDKYLPAQKKAFAEQGVPFVF
- the sigJ gene encoding RNA polymerase sigma factor SigJ yields the protein MSIAHDFEEHRRMLEGLAYRMTGELAEAQDIVQETWLRWHRAESDTIREPRSWLTAVCTRLAIDRSKSARVRRETYVGEWLPEPLVEEPGPDDRLQIEDSVSIALMLALEKLSPAERAAFILHETFGYRMDEVAAILDKSEEACRKLASRARTALRVEKPRFHARPEEHRRLLAGFLAAARSGAVEALEALLAESVELHSDGGGRVTTAPGILKGPAEVAAFLAGVWARARAEGLEFEVEERWFNGGPGAVVFAGGQPVAALRLEVEPGAIHRIYALRNPDKLVSFHRD
- a CDS encoding L,D-transpeptidase; this encodes MKTISLGRFSGLLLGAFALAITGCATMESPAQKKVSREDKALQASAKTEHAIFRSLGAWKRSTYRNKALLEKATPENVAIEISIKEQRGYLLVRGALAMDFPVATGKKTHPTPTGSFTVRAKEKDYHSNLYGKIFDSAGLVLVEDADSRVDKVPEGAQFVGASMPYWMRLTDTGVGLHVGYVPGHAASHGCVRLKDDTAKQLFELVKIGTPVTIAYEAPVMAEPVSKKR